The following coding sequences are from one Pseudonocardia sp. HH130630-07 window:
- a CDS encoding GvpL/GvpF family gas vesicle protein, whose amino-acid sequence MSDGAGNGVYVYGVVVSGARIPGELEPVGEQGGEIGLLDHRDLAAVVSDVPTDRKLGRRADLLAHERVVNAVAAEVTMLPMRFGGVVTDDQAVVDELLEDNHDFFVEALSRLDGCVQFVLYGRYDQDTVLGSIVEQDPAIAELSRSLRDTDPDATHYERIKLGERIASAMERERTADAEKVVELLEPLSEAVVVKAAGGEDGAVNVALLVRRDRTAEFDTAVDALGDEWSDRVELQLIGRVAPFDFLPERDGGTED is encoded by the coding sequence GTGAGCGACGGCGCAGGCAACGGCGTCTACGTGTACGGCGTGGTCGTCTCCGGGGCCCGCATCCCCGGTGAGCTGGAACCGGTGGGGGAGCAGGGCGGCGAGATCGGCCTGCTCGACCACCGGGACCTGGCCGCGGTGGTCAGCGACGTCCCGACGGACCGCAAGCTGGGCCGGCGGGCGGACCTGCTCGCGCACGAGCGGGTCGTCAACGCCGTCGCCGCCGAGGTGACGATGCTGCCGATGCGCTTCGGTGGGGTCGTCACCGACGACCAGGCCGTCGTCGACGAGCTGCTGGAGGACAACCATGACTTCTTCGTCGAGGCCCTGTCACGGCTCGACGGGTGCGTCCAGTTCGTGCTCTACGGCCGCTACGACCAGGACACCGTGCTCGGCTCGATCGTGGAGCAGGATCCCGCGATCGCCGAGCTGAGCAGGTCCCTGCGCGACACGGACCCGGACGCGACGCACTACGAGCGGATCAAGCTCGGCGAGCGGATCGCCTCGGCGATGGAGCGGGAGCGGACCGCCGACGCCGAGAAGGTCGTCGAGCTGCTGGAGCCGCTGAGCGAGGCCGTCGTGGTCAAGGCCGCCGGTGGCGAGGACGGCGCGGTGAACGTCGCGCTGCTCGTCCGGCGGGACCGGACGGCCGAGTTCGACACGGCGGTCGACGCGCTCGGTGACGAGTGGAGCGACCGGGTGGAGCTGCAGCTCATCGGTCGGGTGGCGCCGTTCGACTTCCTCCCGGAGCGCGACGGCGGAACGGAGGACTGA
- the pyk gene encoding pyruvate kinase, producing the protein MTRRTKIVCTIGPATATPDRIRDLVDAGMDVARLNFSHGDREDHKRVYDMVRAAADATGRAVGILADLQGPKIRLGRFADGACEWRTGEEVRITVEDVPGTHDRVSTTYKGLARDARVDDRMLVDDGKVGLRVVGIEDDDVVCRVTEGGPVSDNKGLSLPGMNISVPALSEKDVADLEFAMSLHVDVVALSFVRSPADIELVHKIMDDSGYGRVPVIAKLEKPEAVDNLEAVVLAFDGIMVARGDLGVELPLQNVPLVQKRAVQIARENAKPVIVATQMLDSMITSSRPTRAEASDVANAVLDGTDAVMLSGETSVGQYPIKTVRTMAEIVEAVEAGPATVPPLNHVPRTKRGVLSYAARDIGERLSARALVAFSQSGDTVRRLARLHTRLPLLAFTPEAAVRSQLAMTWGVETFLVDKVDSTDAMVRQVDHAILSIGRFKPGDLVVIVAGSPPGTVGSTNLIRVHRLGEDDLT; encoded by the coding sequence GTGACACGTCGAACCAAGATCGTTTGCACCATCGGTCCGGCCACGGCGACTCCGGACCGGATCCGGGACCTCGTCGACGCCGGGATGGACGTGGCCCGGCTCAACTTCAGCCACGGGGACCGCGAGGACCACAAGCGGGTCTACGACATGGTGCGGGCCGCGGCCGACGCGACCGGGCGCGCCGTGGGCATCCTGGCCGACCTGCAGGGCCCCAAGATCCGGCTCGGCCGGTTCGCCGACGGTGCCTGCGAGTGGCGGACCGGTGAGGAGGTCCGGATCACCGTCGAGGACGTGCCCGGCACCCACGACCGGGTCTCGACCACCTACAAGGGCCTGGCCCGGGACGCGCGCGTCGACGACCGGATGCTGGTCGACGACGGCAAGGTCGGCCTGCGCGTGGTCGGGATCGAGGACGACGACGTCGTCTGCCGGGTCACCGAGGGCGGCCCGGTCTCGGACAACAAGGGCCTCTCGCTGCCCGGCATGAACATCTCGGTGCCCGCGCTGTCGGAGAAGGACGTCGCGGACCTGGAGTTCGCGATGTCGCTGCACGTCGACGTGGTGGCCCTGTCGTTCGTCCGCAGCCCCGCCGACATCGAGCTCGTCCACAAGATCATGGACGACTCCGGCTACGGCCGGGTGCCGGTCATCGCGAAGCTGGAGAAGCCGGAGGCGGTCGACAACCTGGAGGCCGTCGTCCTGGCGTTCGACGGGATCATGGTCGCCCGCGGGGACCTGGGCGTCGAGCTGCCGCTGCAGAACGTGCCGCTGGTGCAGAAGCGCGCGGTGCAGATCGCCCGTGAGAACGCCAAGCCGGTCATCGTCGCCACCCAGATGCTGGACTCGATGATCACCAGCTCGCGCCCGACCCGCGCCGAGGCGTCGGACGTGGCGAACGCGGTCCTCGACGGCACCGACGCCGTGATGCTCTCCGGCGAGACCAGCGTCGGCCAGTACCCGATCAAGACGGTCCGGACGATGGCCGAGATCGTCGAGGCGGTCGAGGCCGGGCCCGCGACGGTTCCCCCGCTCAACCACGTGCCCCGCACGAAGCGCGGCGTGCTGTCCTACGCCGCGCGCGACATCGGCGAGCGGCTCTCCGCCCGCGCGCTGGTCGCGTTCTCCCAGTCCGGTGACACCGTGCGCCGGCTCGCCCGGCTGCACACCCGGCTCCCGCTGCTGGCCTTCACCCCGGAGGCCGCGGTCCGCAGCCAGCTGGCGATGACCTGGGGCGTCGAGACGTTCCTGGTCGACAAGGTCGACTCGACCGACGCGATGGTCCGCCAGGTCGACCACGCGATCCTCTCGATCGGCCGGTTCAAGCCGGGCGACCTCGTCGTCATCGTGGCCGGTTCGCCCCCCGGGACGGTCGGTTCGACCAACCTGATCCGGGTGCACCGCCTGGGTGAGGACGATCTGACCTGA
- a CDS encoding acyl-CoA thioesterase has protein sequence MSAEPLPQTAADGEPRGQAVLDDLVALLDLERLEDNLFRGVSPPVSLPRVFGGQVAAQALVAAGRTVPTDRHVHSLHAYFIRAGDPRIPIVYETERVRDGRSFATRRVLAIQRGEPIFSLSASFQLEQDGLRHSEPMPDDVPAPADVDDLGTRAVRGDGGWMAGLPRPLDIRLIDEPVSSTRWSGPSDEPMRLWLRADGALPDQDLLHVCLLTYASDLTLLGSVLARHDAPATGVQMASLDHAMWFHGPFRADEWLLYTCFSPAASGGRGLATGRFFTADGRLVATTMQEGLVRVRRP, from the coding sequence GTGAGCGCCGAACCCCTGCCGCAGACCGCCGCCGACGGTGAGCCGCGTGGCCAGGCCGTCCTCGACGACCTGGTCGCGCTGCTGGACCTGGAACGGCTGGAGGACAACCTCTTCCGGGGCGTGAGCCCGCCGGTCTCGCTGCCCAGGGTGTTCGGCGGCCAGGTCGCGGCCCAGGCGCTGGTCGCGGCGGGCCGGACGGTGCCGACCGACCGGCACGTGCACTCGTTGCACGCGTACTTCATCCGGGCCGGCGACCCGCGGATCCCGATCGTCTACGAGACCGAGCGGGTCCGCGACGGCCGGTCCTTCGCCACCCGGCGGGTGCTCGCCATCCAGCGCGGGGAGCCCATCTTCTCGCTGTCGGCGTCGTTCCAGCTGGAGCAGGACGGGCTGCGGCACTCCGAGCCGATGCCCGACGACGTCCCCGCCCCGGCCGACGTCGACGATCTCGGGACCCGGGCGGTCCGGGGCGACGGCGGCTGGATGGCCGGGCTGCCGCGGCCGCTGGACATCAGGTTGATCGACGAGCCGGTCTCCTCGACCCGCTGGAGCGGCCCGTCGGACGAGCCGATGCGGTTGTGGCTGCGGGCGGACGGGGCGCTGCCCGACCAGGACCTGCTGCACGTCTGCCTGCTCACCTACGCCAGCGACCTGACCCTGCTCGGCTCGGTGCTGGCCCGGCACGACGCCCCGGCGACCGGCGTGCAGATGGCCAGCCTGGACCACGCGATGTGGTTCCACGGCCCGTTCCGCGCCGACGAGTGGCTGCTCTACACCTGCTTCTCCCCGGCGGCGTCCGGCGGGCGCGGGCTGGCGACCGGGCGGTTCTTCACCGCCGACGGCCGGCTCGTCGCCACCACGATGCAGGAGGGCCTGGTCCGGGTCCGGCGACCCTGA
- a CDS encoding DUF2461 domain-containing protein, whose protein sequence is MSRSAFGGFGDAAVEFYDGLLADNSRAYWTDNRETYERDVRAPMLALLADLEPEFGPGKVFRPYRDVRFAADKTPYKTHCGGFAAPFYVEVGPDGLMAAAGYYVMAPDQVARYRTAVDDERRGEDLRERLVAAGADGLEVAGETLKTRPRGTDPDHPRLDLLRHKGLYVSRRWPPDDVLHGPRARDRVRTVWRAARPLAEWLADHVGPSEQPRR, encoded by the coding sequence GTGAGCCGCAGCGCGTTCGGCGGCTTCGGTGACGCGGCCGTCGAGTTCTACGACGGCCTGCTCGCCGACAACTCCCGCGCCTACTGGACCGACAACCGCGAGACCTACGAGCGGGACGTCCGGGCGCCGATGCTCGCCCTGCTCGCCGATCTCGAACCGGAGTTCGGCCCGGGCAAGGTCTTCCGGCCGTACCGGGACGTGCGGTTCGCCGCGGACAAGACGCCGTACAAGACGCACTGCGGCGGCTTCGCGGCCCCGTTCTACGTCGAGGTCGGGCCGGACGGCCTGATGGCCGCCGCCGGCTACTACGTCATGGCGCCGGACCAGGTGGCCAGGTACCGCACCGCGGTCGACGACGAACGGCGCGGGGAGGACCTGCGCGAGCGCCTGGTCGCGGCGGGGGCGGACGGCCTGGAGGTCGCCGGCGAGACCCTCAAGACCCGCCCGCGCGGCACCGATCCGGACCATCCGCGGCTGGACCTGCTGCGGCACAAGGGCCTGTACGTGTCCCGGCGGTGGCCGCCGGACGACGTGCTGCACGGACCGCGGGCCCGGGACCGGGTGCGGACGGTGTGGCGGGCGGCGCGGCCGCTGGCCGAGTGGCTCGCCGACCACGTGGGGCCGAGCGAGCAGCCGCGCCGCTGA
- a CDS encoding VanZ family protein — protein sequence MRVQPFVLAVLLSLVVLFAPASGGPTAPPGTDKVVHLLVFALLAWTGRTAGLRPWPLLAGLVGYAAASEVLQALLPIGRSGDVLDGLTDVAGALLGLGLYAAAGRLRTGPAVRAGRSRLD from the coding sequence GTGCGCGTCCAGCCGTTCGTCCTCGCGGTCCTGCTGAGCCTGGTGGTGTTGTTCGCGCCCGCCTCCGGGGGGCCGACCGCACCGCCGGGGACCGACAAGGTCGTCCACCTGCTGGTGTTCGCGCTGCTCGCCTGGACCGGGCGGACCGCGGGGCTGCGACCGTGGCCGTTGCTGGCCGGGCTCGTCGGTTACGCCGCCGCGTCGGAGGTCCTGCAGGCGCTGCTGCCGATCGGGCGCAGCGGGGACGTGCTCGACGGCCTGACCGACGTCGCGGGGGCCCTGCTCGGGCTCGGGCTGTACGCCGCGGCCGGGCGGCTGCGCACCGGTCCCGCCGTGCGCGCCGGGCGCTCCCGGCTGGACTGA
- the trpC gene encoding indole-3-glycerol phosphate synthase TrpC translates to MTSTSDDARTGGGRETVGTAGTAGQQNGAGGTPSVLDSIVAGVREDLAEREKAVDFTEIKRRAAAAAAPRDAMAALREPGVGVIAEVKRSSPSKGVLADIPDPADLAATYADGGARVISVLTEQRRFGGSLADFDAVRARVDVPLLRKDFIVTPYQVHEARAHGADVVLLIVAALEQPVLASLLDRVESLGMTPLVEVHTEEECDRALEAGASLIGVNSRNLHTLEVNRSVFGEIAPGLPSNVIKVAESGVRGPGDLLTYAGWGADAVLVGEGLVTSGDPASAVRGLVAAGFHPSCSRSGA, encoded by the coding sequence ATGACCTCGACGAGCGACGACGCGCGAACCGGAGGGGGACGCGAGACGGTGGGCACGGCGGGCACTGCGGGACAGCAGAACGGGGCCGGTGGCACGCCGAGCGTCCTCGACTCCATCGTGGCGGGGGTCCGTGAGGACCTCGCCGAGCGCGAGAAGGCCGTCGACTTCACCGAGATCAAGCGGCGCGCCGCGGCCGCGGCGGCGCCCCGGGACGCGATGGCCGCGCTGCGCGAGCCGGGCGTCGGCGTGATCGCCGAGGTCAAGCGGTCCAGCCCGTCCAAGGGTGTGCTGGCCGACATCCCGGACCCGGCCGACCTGGCCGCGACCTACGCCGACGGCGGCGCCCGGGTGATCAGCGTGCTCACCGAGCAGCGGCGGTTCGGCGGCTCGCTCGCCGACTTCGACGCCGTCCGGGCCCGGGTCGACGTGCCGTTGCTGCGCAAGGACTTCATCGTCACCCCGTACCAGGTGCACGAGGCCAGGGCGCACGGTGCGGACGTCGTGCTGCTGATCGTCGCCGCGCTGGAGCAGCCGGTGCTCGCCTCGCTGCTCGACCGCGTCGAGTCCCTCGGGATGACGCCGCTGGTCGAGGTGCACACCGAGGAGGAGTGCGACCGCGCGCTGGAGGCCGGGGCCTCGCTGATCGGGGTCAACTCGCGCAACCTGCACACGCTCGAGGTCAACCGCTCGGTGTTCGGCGAGATCGCGCCGGGCCTGCCCTCGAACGTCATCAAGGTGGCGGAGTCCGGTGTCCGTGGTCCCGGTGACCTGCTGACCTACGCGGGCTGGGGCGCCGATGCGGTGCTCGTCGGCGAGGGGCTCGTCACCAGCGGTGACCCGGCGTCGGCGGTCCGCGGGCTGGTCGCGGCCGGATTCCACCCGTCCTGCAGCCGTTCCGGCGCCTGA
- a CDS encoding M20/M25/M40 family metallo-hydrolase, with the protein MGSQLRHRFGTALAVLVVTAVAGCGAAAAPSSAPPPPVGELARRVAVATTEQGTTAHLDALQRIADENGGTRASGTPGYDRSVDYVAGVLRAAGYQVDTPVYDAGDGRELRNVVARTRGGDPAAIVLAGAHLDSVPEGPGINDDGTGVAALLETAERLGSEPGTRNTVAFGFWGSEEDDLQGSTGYVEGLSRTERGAHLLYLNADMLGSPNGGYFVQGGTGDDEEETGPPGSGTVAAALGEELARTGVTAERVPFVGDDDAPFVEAGIPTAGAVTGDADTKTAAQADAWGGTAGEVYDGCYHSACDTVDNVDRVKLGRYTSAIAGTLARFADVAARPSGD; encoded by the coding sequence ATGGGATCGCAGCTGCGGCACAGGTTCGGCACGGCGCTCGCCGTGCTGGTCGTGACGGCGGTCGCCGGGTGCGGCGCGGCCGCGGCCCCGTCGTCCGCCCCGCCTCCGCCGGTCGGCGAGCTGGCCCGCCGGGTCGCGGTGGCGACCACCGAGCAGGGCACCACGGCACACCTGGACGCGCTGCAGCGCATCGCCGACGAGAACGGCGGGACCCGGGCCTCCGGCACCCCGGGCTACGACCGCTCGGTCGACTACGTCGCCGGTGTGCTCCGCGCCGCCGGCTACCAGGTCGACACCCCGGTCTACGACGCCGGGGACGGTCGCGAGCTGCGCAACGTCGTGGCGCGCACCCGGGGCGGGGACCCCGCGGCGATCGTGCTCGCCGGGGCGCACCTGGACTCGGTCCCGGAGGGCCCGGGCATCAACGACGACGGCACCGGCGTCGCGGCGCTGCTCGAGACCGCCGAGCGGCTCGGGTCCGAGCCGGGCACCCGCAACACCGTCGCCTTCGGGTTCTGGGGGTCGGAGGAGGACGACCTGCAGGGCTCGACGGGCTACGTCGAGGGCCTGTCCCGGACCGAGCGGGGCGCGCACCTGCTCTACCTCAACGCGGACATGCTGGGCTCGCCCAACGGCGGCTACTTCGTCCAGGGCGGCACCGGCGACGACGAGGAGGAGACCGGCCCGCCCGGTTCCGGGACGGTCGCCGCCGCGCTCGGTGAGGAGCTCGCACGGACCGGCGTGACGGCCGAGCGGGTGCCGTTCGTGGGCGACGACGACGCGCCGTTCGTCGAGGCCGGGATCCCGACCGCCGGCGCGGTCACCGGTGACGCCGACACCAAGACCGCGGCGCAGGCCGACGCCTGGGGCGGCACCGCCGGGGAGGTCTACGACGGCTGCTACCACTCGGCGTGCGACACCGTCGACAACGTCGACCGGGTCAAGCTGGGGCGCTACACCTCGGCGATCGCGGGCACCCTGGCCCGGTTCGCCGACGTCGCGGCCCGCCCCTCCGGGGACTGA
- the lgt gene encoding prolipoprotein diacylglyceryl transferase: MLTASVVASAGTALAAIPSPDRGVWHLGPIPIRAYALCIVAGIAVALWWGEKRLVARGGRPGTVLDVAVWAVPFGLLGGRLYHVATDWRTYFGPGGDPWGALEIWNGGLGIWGAVALGGVGAWIGCRRLGVPLPVFADAVAPGIIVAQAIGRLGNWFNQELYGGPTTLPWGLEIYRRVDPATGLEDPIGGVVLDPTPIAVVHPTFLYELLWNLAVAVVVVLADRWFRLGHGRAFAVYVAGYTLGRFFIELMRTDPATRVFGDLRINVVVSVVVFLAAVVYLVVAPRGREDFQQADPDPDPGPAEAGSEPPPDAGPTRDGEPTGDPVRREDA, translated from the coding sequence GTGCTCACCGCCTCCGTCGTCGCGTCGGCCGGCACCGCGCTCGCGGCGATCCCGAGCCCGGACCGCGGTGTCTGGCACCTCGGCCCGATCCCGATCCGGGCGTACGCGCTCTGCATCGTCGCCGGGATCGCGGTGGCGCTGTGGTGGGGTGAGAAGCGGCTGGTCGCCCGCGGCGGACGGCCGGGGACGGTGCTGGACGTCGCCGTCTGGGCGGTCCCGTTCGGTCTGCTCGGCGGGCGGCTCTACCACGTCGCGACCGACTGGCGGACCTACTTCGGGCCCGGCGGCGACCCGTGGGGCGCGCTGGAGATCTGGAACGGCGGCCTCGGCATCTGGGGCGCGGTCGCGCTCGGCGGGGTCGGCGCCTGGATCGGCTGCCGCCGCCTCGGCGTCCCGCTGCCGGTGTTCGCCGACGCGGTCGCGCCGGGCATCATCGTCGCGCAGGCGATCGGCCGGCTCGGCAACTGGTTCAACCAGGAGCTCTACGGCGGCCCGACCACGCTGCCGTGGGGCCTGGAGATCTACCGCCGGGTCGATCCGGCCACCGGCCTGGAGGACCCGATCGGCGGGGTCGTGCTCGACCCGACGCCGATCGCGGTGGTGCACCCGACGTTCCTGTACGAGCTGCTGTGGAACCTCGCGGTGGCCGTGGTCGTGGTGCTCGCCGACCGGTGGTTCCGGCTCGGGCACGGGCGTGCGTTCGCGGTCTACGTCGCGGGCTACACGCTGGGCCGGTTCTTCATCGAGCTGATGCGCACCGACCCGGCCACCCGGGTGTTCGGTGACCTGCGGATCAACGTCGTCGTCTCGGTCGTGGTCTTCCTCGCCGCCGTGGTCTACCTGGTGGTCGCCCCGAGGGGCCGGGAGGACTTCCAGCAGGCCGACCCGGACCCGGATCCCGGCCCGGCGGAGGCCGGGTCCGAGCCACCGCCGGACGCGGGGCCGACCCGGGACGGCGAGCCCACCGGCGATCCGGTACGCCGCGAGGACGCGTGA
- a CDS encoding SRPBCC family protein, with protein MAEATATEQDGARDTGLSQLPTDRLKDAAQMLLRTVTERAVDLALDRVDSLTDRLSDVAENGGVGLGSALGGGKAMLEGKNPVMGAVKGGLSAAKDKVLGAVGLGGSSGSGGGSGGGRGKFKFMNIVEELDVGVPIRVAYDQWTQFADFPSFMKKVHSVEQESDEKTTWRAQVFWSKRTWSATIIEQVPDSHIIWRSGGAKGYVNGIVSFHELAPQLTKVLLVLEYYPVGLFEKTGNIWRAVGRRARLEFKHYRRHVMVETLVHREQLEGWRGEIRDSEVVRTHEEALEDERAAEESDEDGYEEYDEYADEDYAEDDADADADDAEDEDRDLDEDGDEVEDYADEYADDQDDTDPDGVDAEADDDEDLDDRDPDARDDEDRPAAEEDSDVAPDDSTDTDTDTDAGDGGSGRSRNGSGNRRTGRPAPRRRKAGAS; from the coding sequence ATGGCTGAGGCGACCGCGACCGAACAGGACGGGGCCCGGGACACGGGCCTGTCCCAGCTGCCGACCGACCGGCTCAAGGACGCGGCACAGATGTTGCTGCGCACGGTCACCGAGCGGGCGGTCGACCTGGCGCTCGACCGCGTCGACTCGCTGACCGACCGGCTCAGCGACGTCGCCGAGAACGGCGGCGTCGGGTTGGGTTCCGCGCTCGGCGGCGGCAAGGCGATGCTGGAGGGGAAGAACCCGGTCATGGGCGCGGTCAAGGGCGGCCTGTCGGCGGCCAAGGACAAGGTCCTCGGTGCGGTCGGACTGGGCGGCTCCAGCGGTTCCGGCGGCGGCTCGGGCGGCGGGCGCGGCAAGTTCAAGTTCATGAACATCGTCGAGGAGCTCGACGTCGGGGTCCCGATCCGGGTCGCCTACGACCAGTGGACCCAGTTCGCCGACTTCCCCAGCTTCATGAAGAAGGTGCACTCGGTCGAGCAGGAGTCCGACGAGAAGACGACCTGGCGGGCCCAGGTCTTCTGGTCGAAGCGGACCTGGAGCGCGACGATCATCGAGCAGGTCCCGGACAGCCACATCATCTGGCGTTCCGGCGGCGCGAAGGGCTACGTCAACGGCATCGTCTCGTTCCACGAGCTCGCGCCGCAGCTGACGAAGGTCCTGCTCGTCCTGGAGTACTACCCGGTCGGGCTGTTCGAGAAGACCGGCAACATCTGGCGGGCGGTCGGGCGCCGGGCGCGCCTGGAGTTCAAGCACTACCGGCGGCACGTGATGGTGGAGACGCTCGTGCACCGCGAGCAGCTCGAGGGCTGGCGCGGGGAGATCCGGGACAGCGAGGTCGTCCGGACCCACGAGGAGGCGCTGGAGGACGAGCGCGCCGCCGAGGAGTCCGACGAGGACGGCTACGAGGAGTACGACGAGTACGCCGACGAGGACTACGCCGAGGACGACGCCGACGCCGACGCCGACGACGCCGAGGACGAGGACCGCGACCTCGACGAGGACGGCGACGAGGTCGAGGACTACGCCGACGAGTACGCCGACGACCAGGACGACACCGACCCGGACGGGGTCGACGCCGAAGCCGACGACGACGAGGACCTCGACGACCGGGATCCCGACGCCCGCGACGACGAGGACCGTCCTGCCGCCGAGGAGGACTCCGACGTCGCCCCGGACGACTCGACCGACACCGACACCGACACCGACGCCGGGGACGGCGGGTCCGGCCGGAGCCGCAACGGGTCCGGGAACCGGCGCACCGGTCGGCCGGCTCCGCGCCGGCGCAAGGCCGGTGCCTCCTGA
- the gvpJ gene encoding gas vesicle protein GvpJ — protein sequence MTVSRQEGSRVSRAPQGDLAQVIDLILEKGLVIDVFVKISLVGIELVTIDARIVVASVDTYLRFAEATNRLDLHQKGGKDLGQVVGGLTENAYEGGAKGTTRGVLEAGKEKFDEFRGERRQEKRK from the coding sequence GTGACCGTCAGCCGCCAGGAGGGCAGCCGGGTCTCCCGCGCCCCGCAGGGCGACCTCGCCCAGGTGATCGACCTGATCCTGGAGAAGGGTCTGGTCATCGACGTGTTCGTCAAGATCTCGCTGGTCGGGATCGAGCTCGTCACGATCGACGCCCGGATCGTCGTCGCGAGCGTCGACACCTATCTGCGTTTCGCCGAGGCCACGAACCGCCTCGACCTGCACCAGAAGGGTGGCAAGGACCTCGGGCAGGTCGTCGGCGGCCTCACCGAGAACGCCTACGAGGGCGGCGCCAAGGGCACCACCCGCGGTGTCCTCGAGGCCGGCAAGGAGAAGTTCGACGAGTTCCGCGGTGAGCGCAGGCAGGAGAAGCGCAAGTGA
- a CDS encoding CoA-binding protein, whose translation MTWQNPPVLRRRQILTGTRTVALVGASPNPARASNFVATYLLASTGFEVYFVNPNATAILGRPVYPSLAELPVVPDLVDVFRRPEDLPGVLDEVLALAPRPRTLWLQFGLFDAALAARAEQAGLEVVMDRCLKVEHARFAGGLHLAGFDTGVISSRRRD comes from the coding sequence ATGACCTGGCAGAACCCGCCCGTCCTGCGGCGCAGGCAGATCCTGACCGGCACCCGGACGGTCGCGCTGGTCGGCGCGTCGCCGAACCCGGCGCGGGCCAGCAACTTCGTCGCGACCTACCTGCTGGCGTCCACCGGGTTCGAGGTGTACTTCGTGAACCCGAACGCGACGGCGATCCTCGGGCGTCCGGTGTACCCGTCGCTGGCCGAGCTGCCGGTCGTCCCGGACCTCGTCGACGTCTTCCGCCGCCCCGAGGACCTGCCCGGGGTGCTCGACGAGGTCCTCGCGCTCGCGCCGCGGCCGCGCACCCTGTGGCTCCAGTTCGGACTGTTCGACGCCGCGCTGGCCGCCCGGGCCGAACAGGCGGGTCTCGAGGTCGTGATGGACCGCTGCCTCAAGGTCGAGCACGCCCGGTTCGCCGGCGGTCTGCACCTGGCCGGCTTCGACACCGGGGTGATCAGCTCGCGGCGCCGGGACTGA
- a CDS encoding O-acetylhomoserine aminocarboxypropyltransferase/cysteine synthase family protein, with amino-acid sequence MSDHQQQDRAWGFRTRAVHAGTVPDAATGSRAVPIHQTTSYVFRDTDDAAALFALQKYGLVYSRIANPTVAALEERLASLEGGIGAVATASGQAAEFLTFAALAGAGDHAVAASGLYGGTITQLDVTLRRFGVDTTFVPGTDPADYAAAITERTRFVFAEVISNPGGEVTDIAGLAEVAHARGIPLIIDATLATPYLCRPLEHGADIVIHSVTKFLGGHGTTLGGVVIDGGTFDWGNGTFPQMTEPVPSYGGLSWWGNFGELGFLTKLRAEQLRDVGATLSAHSAFLLLQGVETLPQRMDTHVANARRVAQWLAADPRVEYVTHPELASHPHRERAARYLPDGPGAVFAFGVTGGRAAGTRFIGAVQLCSHLANVGDARTLVLHPASTTHQQLTPDQLRAAGVPADMVRISVGLEDPDDIVWDLDQALTAAGKESA; translated from the coding sequence GTGAGCGACCACCAGCAGCAGGACCGGGCGTGGGGGTTCCGCACCCGCGCCGTGCACGCGGGCACGGTGCCGGACGCGGCCACCGGATCCCGGGCCGTACCGATCCACCAGACGACCAGCTACGTCTTCCGGGACACCGACGACGCCGCGGCGTTGTTCGCCCTGCAGAAGTACGGGCTGGTCTACTCCCGGATCGCCAACCCGACCGTGGCGGCCCTGGAGGAACGCCTCGCCAGCCTGGAGGGCGGCATCGGCGCGGTCGCCACGGCGAGCGGGCAGGCCGCGGAGTTCCTCACGTTCGCCGCACTCGCCGGCGCCGGGGACCACGCGGTCGCCGCGTCGGGCCTCTACGGCGGCACGATCACCCAGCTCGACGTGACCCTGCGCCGGTTCGGCGTCGACACCACGTTCGTGCCGGGCACCGACCCGGCCGACTACGCGGCCGCGATCACCGAACGCACGAGGTTCGTCTTCGCCGAGGTGATCTCGAACCCGGGCGGCGAGGTCACCGACATCGCCGGGCTCGCCGAGGTCGCGCACGCCCGCGGCATCCCGCTGATCATCGACGCCACGCTCGCGACGCCCTACCTGTGCCGCCCGCTGGAGCACGGTGCCGACATCGTCATCCACTCGGTGACCAAGTTCCTCGGCGGGCACGGCACGACGCTCGGCGGCGTGGTGATCGACGGCGGCACGTTCGACTGGGGGAACGGCACCTTCCCGCAGATGACCGAGCCGGTGCCGTCCTACGGCGGGCTGAGCTGGTGGGGGAACTTCGGGGAGCTGGGCTTCCTGACCAAGCTCCGGGCCGAACAGCTGCGCGACGTCGGCGCGACCCTGTCCGCGCACTCGGCGTTCCTGCTGCTGCAGGGCGTCGAGACGCTGCCGCAGCGGATGGACACCCACGTCGCGAACGCCCGGCGGGTCGCGCAGTGGCTGGCGGCCGACCCGCGCGTGGAGTACGTGACCCATCCGGAGCTGGCCTCGCACCCGCACCGTGAGCGGGCCGCGCGCTACCTGCCGGACGGGCCGGGCGCGGTGTTCGCGTTCGGCGTGACCGGCGGCCGGGCCGCCGGTACCCGGTTCATCGGGGCGGTGCAGCTGTGCAGCCACCTGGCGAACGTGGGGGACGCTCGCACGCTGGTCCTGCACCCGGCGTCGACGACGCACCAGCAGCTCACCCCCGACCAGCTCCGGGCGGCCGGGGTACCCGCCGACATGGTCCGGATCTCGGTCGGGCTGGAAGACCCCGACGACATCGTCTGGGACCTGGACCAGGCACTCACCGCGGCCGGCAAGGAGAGCGCATGA